The Salvelinus alpinus chromosome 3, SLU_Salpinus.1, whole genome shotgun sequence genome segment caactttcaggtctctccagagatgtttgatctgggctctggctgggccactcaaggacatcgagacttgtcctgaagccacgactgcgttgtcttggctgtgtgcttaggatcgttgtgctgttggaaagtgaacctgtGGAGCAGGtttatcatcaaggatctctctgtactttccctcgatcctgactagtctcccagtccttgccgctgaaaaacatccccacagcatgatgccactatcatgcttcaccgtatgcacggtgccaggtttcctccagacgtgacgcttggcattcatcagaccagagaatcttgtttctcatggtctgagagtcctttaggtgccctttggcaaactccaagcaggctgtcatgtgcctttactgaggagtggcttccatctggccactcgaccataaaagcctgattggtggagcgctgcagagatggttgtccttctggaaggttctcccatctccaccgaggaactctggagctctgtcagagtgaccatcgcgttcttggtcacctccctgaccaaggcccttctcccgattgctcagtttggccgggcggccagcactaggaagagtcttggtggttccaaacttcttccatttaaaaatgatggaggccaccgtgttcttggggcccttcaatgctgcagacatgttttggtacccttccccagatctgtgcctagacacaatcctgtctcggatctctacggacaattccttcgacctcagcatgttttttgctctgacatgcattgtcaactgtgggaccttataaagacaggtgtgtgtttttccaaaccatgtccaatcaatagaatttatcacaggtggtctccaatcaaattgtagaaacatctcaaggatgatcaatggacaggatgcacctgagctcaagggtctgaatacttatttacataaggtacccgtttttttaatttttaatacattggcaaaaaaaatcaaaaaaactgtttttgctttgtcattatgggagtattgtgtgtagattgctgagttttttattttttattattcaacacattttggaataaggctgaaacgtaacaaaatgtggaaaaagtcaaggggtctgaatactttccaaatgcactgtatgtatatataaaataaaatacaacttttgtcacatacaccagataggttcAGAGAAAATATGTTTTACAGGGTCAACCATAAAGCAAATTAGGTGGCTTgcccaagggcacatcgacagatgttTCATCTTGATAGCTCGgtcactggcccaacgctctaaccgcttaGAGGCTTAGAGTGAGCCACAGGTAGCCTAGTTAGGTGAGCCATGAGTAGCTAGCGTACCTGTGGCCACCACAGTGATAAACTTGGACCCAAAGTGTCCGTCGGGTGAGAGTCTGCAGGGGTTAGACTGTTGGTTCTGGAAGTGTCCAGCCGTGATGCACTCCTCTGCACTCAGGAAATACGAGTCCTACACAGACAAGATAAAACATTTTAATGATCAAAGAAATAAAGAAGTCAGATATTTCAGCTTTGTTCACCTAGAGTTGTCTGGATTCGTTCACAAAACTGATGCTGTGCGTTAGGCTATTCCTTGGTTTTTGGCAATTCTGGTCTACAGGTTAAGGTTATAGTGCTTGTCCAGACAGTGTATGGATGTGTTCTCACCTTGTTCCTGGTGTATTTAACCGTTCCTATCCTGGTGTCCTCAGAGAGCAGGTCAGTGAATATCCACCCCACCTACAGTAAAGACAACACAGGAAGACAGTCAGTAGAACACCATACCAGACCTGCCAAACTTTAAGAATCTTTATGAGTAGCACTTCACTGCGGCGGAACTCCCGGCCTCGGACCCCAAGGCGGCAGATGTTGGCAGAAGACTGCCTCATTAGGAATGGTAGGCTAGTCTTATGGGAACTTGGTAATTGGCTTCTCTTCAgtagaaatacattttaaaatgtagtCAGGGCTCTCCCTAGGATTGTCTGAGAAAATGGTGCTGAAGTAGACCTAAGGTTGTGTAGGGGGGTGTCCGAAGGGGGTCAGTGACCCCGTCAGGAAGTTGCCGCATTTTGCGTAAAAATAATAAATAGAACATTTCCTGAAACCTGGAGTCTTAAATTCCATAAAACTATGTAGCCAAATCAGCAGTCTAGAGATTGATCCTGAATGAAATTGAGGTGGAAATCCATTTTTTCGAGCTGAAAGACTATGGCTAGAGCTTACACAACGATTTAAGTCAATAAGTCATCGTATGATATATTTGGCCTTGAATTGACAAATCTGAAATGCCCAGTGTGAATCCGGTTTATTTTGCTATAATacgaaccactaagactcttcctagtgctggccgcccggccaaactgagcaatcgggggagaagggccttggtcagggaggtgaccaagaacccgatggtcactctgacagagctccaaagttcctctgtagagataggagaaccttccagaacgacaaccatctccgcagcactccaccaatcaggcctttatggtcaagtggccagatggaagcccctcagtaaaaggcacatcagCTCGCTTGGCCAAACGTctctggtctgaatgccaagcgtcacatctttAGGAAACATGGCACCcttcctacagtgaagcatggtagtagcagcatcatgctgtggggatgttttccagcggcagggactgggtcaggattgagggaaagatgaactgagcaaagtacagagagatccttgatgaaaacctgctccagagcgctcaggacctcagactggggtgaaggttcagcttccaaaaggacaacaaccctaaacacacagccaagacaatgcaggagtggcttcgggacaagtctctaaatgtccttgagtggcccagccagagcccagatatctctggagagacctgaaaatagctgtgcagcaacactccccatccaaacagacagagcttgagaggatttgcagacaagaatgggagaaactccccaaaaacaggtaTGTcaggcttgtagcatcatacccaagaagactctatgctgtaatcgctgccaaaagtgcttcaacaaagtactgagtaacgggtctgaatacttaggtaaatgtaatttcagtttttttatttttcataaaattaaactgtttttgctttgttattatgggctattgtgtgtagattatagAAGGACAAAAACAacttaatacattttacaataaagcagtaacgtaacaaaatgtcgaaaaagtcaaggtgtcagaatactttccgaaggcactgtatatacaagtAGCCTTTGTCGTTTTTTCAGAGGTGGAACCTAAAGGTGCATTTCCTCTGTAGGACAGGAAATTACATTGAAATAGTGGCAGCAATAATTTAGGGGTAATTATTATAGTCGGTGTTTGTGTGGATAGTCCAGTGAAAATGTAAACTGGCTTCTTAATCTTGTTTGGTGACAGAATCTGAATAACTCAATTGCTGGATGCAATGTAGAAGTCTAGCCTACTGTATTTGGAATATGAAACAACTGAACTAGTTTTATATatcacagacaggacagagacaggagacagacagacagacataactgccaaaataaaggaaacacttgagtaaatgagggatacaaagtacatTGAAAGTAGGTACTTCCAACACGGGTGCAGTTCTTAAGTTAATTAAGCAagtaacatcccatcatgcataaaaatgtccagttgcccattattttggctaccattgGCTAGAAGAGaacagtgactttgaaagaggggtctcaaaggagcatagggggtttaaaacttcttcgggattgaTATccggttaacttctttggggtagggagcagtattttcacatccggatgaaaagcatgcccagagtaaactgtctgctactcaggcccagatcctaggatatgcatattattagtagatttggatagaaaacactgaagtttctaaagcagttcgaatgatgtctgtgagtataacagaactcatatggcaggcaaaaacctgagaaaaaatccaaccaggaagtgggaaatctgaggtttgtatgtTTTCAACtctgcttatccaagatacagtggaaatggggtcatgttgcacttactaaggcttccactagatgtcaacagtctatagaaccttgtttgatgcttctactgtgacgtgggggcgaatgagaggagaatgagtaaggtctctcccagagcgccacgagctgaccatgcgctgaccatgtgCGTTCATGTGAaggttagctgcgttccatcgcatttctgaaggcaaagtaattctccggttggaacattattgaagatttatgttaaaaacttcCTAAAggttgattctatacatcgtttaacatgtttctacggactgtaacggaactttttggacttttcgtccgtactttccgctggacttgcacgcgcgtcgtgagtttagattgtgtactgaacgcgcaaacaacaaggcggtatttggacataaatgatggaaattatcgaacaaaacaaacatttattgtggaactgggattcctgggagtgcattctgatgaagatcaaaggtaagtgaatatttataacgctatttctgacttgtgttgactccacaacttggtgggtatctgtatggcttgttttggtcgcTGAGCTCTGTACTCAGATTATCTcatggtgtgctttcaccgtaaagcttttttgaaatctgacacagcggttgcattaaggagaagtttctCTCTAAtcctatgtataacacttgtatctttcatcaacgtttatgatgattatttctgtaaattgatgtggctctctgcaaaatcaccagatgttttggaagcaaaacattactgaacataacgcgcaaatgtaaacagatttttggatataaatatgaactttatcgaacatgcatgtattgtgtaacatgaagtcctatgagtgccatctgatgaagatcatcaaaggttagtgattaattttatctctatttctgctttttgtgacttctctctttggctggaaaatggctgtatgtttttgtgactaggcgctggcctcagataattgcatggtatgctttcaccgtaaagcctttttgaaatcggacactgtggttggattaacaagatgtttatctttaaaattatgtataatacttgtatgtttgaggaattttaattatgagatttgtttgaatttggcgccttgcactttcactggatgttggtcaggtgggacggtagcgtcccacctagcCTAGCgaggttaacgagagaatcactgacatgtcagctggtccttttgtgcagggctgaaatgcagtgaaaatgttttttggggattcagttcatttgtatGGCAAAGAAGGACTTAGCAATTAATtgtaattcatctgatcactcttcataacattctggcgtatatgcaaattgccatcatacaaactgaggcagcagactttgtgaaaattaatatttgtgtcattcatcAGTGTGCTGTGTGAATTCTCATAtgagtggagaagtgcaactgaagcacaaaattaGTCTGATGCAGAGCAAAACACagcaagatatatatatatttttctatgtgTGAAAAAATGCAGAATTCTGCGTGGACGTCTAAGTCTAAAGTTACACCATAAAAACAAGAGTGGATATATATTGCAGAGCACAATCTTAGTGTCTTGAACAGGGTTGAGGTCAATTCTATTCCAATACAGTAAAATTAACAATCGAAATGGAATTGATAGTGATATAGATAGAAGGTTGACATCAGAATCTAGAATAGCTAAAATAAAGCCAATAGTATAAGCTAGTGGTTCCATCTTACCTTGCGCAGGCCCAGCTTCGCTGCGATCTCCTCCACGGCTGCAGCTTTAGGGTCCTCCACCAGCTCCAGACTGTTCTGGGTGGCAATCTAATGGACAGAGGAATTCACAACAgttaaaactaaacaaaccactaAATATAACACATCTAGGATTAACATATTTCTGAAAAAGTACACAACCTTATATTTTCTTATGCTATTGGAAACTATGTATAGCTATAATGAACTGATTACTTAAAGATTCACTCTTTActtgttatatattactgcacggtcggaactaaaagcacaagcatttcactacacttgcattaacatctgctaaccatgtgtatgtgaccaataaaacttgATTTTGACATTTTTGTATTGTTTccgccagtagttttgaaagcgGTGCTTACGAGCCAAAATGGATCCCCGTtttttgtgtactacgtcatccatttGTTTACTACGTCTTTAGTGTGATAGGTTACGAATTTAGCAATTCATGTGATATGTTACAAATCCGATTAGTGCAATATGCTATGAATTTGATGTGCTTAAGATGCCGGAGTGCATCTAAGTCTGTGATAGAATTACTGCTCCAGCAAAAGCAGCATTTTATCAATATCCAATACCCCATTGAAAGTGAACTTACTGCCATCCTGTGGCTAACCAACCTTACTACATCTACAACTCACTAACAAACCATTAGACTGACTCCCGAGAGTGCAGAGCACTCACCTGCGGGGGTTCGTAGATGGCAGCGACCTCTGCTCTGATGGCCAGAGGGATGTCTTTGTGCTCTGTGTACCTTCCGTACAGGTAGCCCATCCTCTGGCTGCCCGTCTTCCTCCAGAAGTCCAGGAAACGGTCTGCGATGGTGTGGTTCTCAAACATGATGTTGTCTATATGTCTGTATTTCTGGTAGCAGGGATGAGGCGGGTTATACAAATCACTATCTCCACTAGGAATGAGTAGTGACTGAGTAATCTCTTGTGTATTTCAATAGGATTCCTCTCGTCATCTTCTCTTAATCTGAACTGATGGGAATGTAAATGAAGccaaggagacaaggagaggaagacACTTTAAAATACTGAGATGGAGCCTTGGCAGCAAAGGGGAGTATTGATATGGACCCTTGGGAGCAAGGACATGAGTGTGTATAGGCCCTTTGGCGCAAGGAGGGAGTTATGGGGCGTACTTGTCTGTTGAGGGTAATGGCGCTGGGCTGGCACTTGGTGCAGATCCCCTCTGGCCAGGGAGGGTGGCCCTCACAGCCTGACTTGATCTTACAGCTGATATTCTCCAGGGCCACAAACTTCCCTCTGTAAAGGAAAATAGGTTATAAATAAAGACAAAGAGCTTGTGGATGTGGCCAATTCTCCTGCTAGGGAAGTGAAGAGTGcatagactggtcccagatctatttgtgcAATCTTGCCAACTTCAATGGatgttgtcatgccaaacatgttGCCAAGAAACCACAAACAGGTCTGGGATCAGGCTAGAGAACATCTGGTGCTACTCACTTGTCGGCACCTCCTGTCAGCTTACGGATGTAGGCGTGGAATGACATGTGCTTGACAGGCGGGTCTAGATGGCTCAAGTATTCTTCATCAAAAGGCTGACAGAGATAACAATTAAATGTATAGCAAAGAAGTACACCTGACATGTAAACCACAATTTTAAAGTAAACAGTAATAGTTGGACGAATGAAGGTGGAAAGAACACACACTTACCTCTAGTGGTACGCAGTGCACACACTTTCCCATCGATCCATGTCGACACCTGAAACAAGAACTGAATCAATACACTGACACAATTGAATGCCATAATACAATAACATAACTAGCTACAGTCTACAAAGCTGTGTCTCTCTTACACTGTGGATATCTGTTCCTGTAGATATTTGCTTCAATAGAACATACAGGAAGTCTATGAAATATCTTACAGCTTTGGATCTCTGTTCCCGTAGACCACAGGAAgttagtggcaccttaattgtggaGAATGGGCTCGTGGTATTGGCTGGAGCAGAATTAGTGGAATAGAATCatatacatggtttccatgtgtttcatGCCATTTCATTccctccattccagccattattatgagccattctcccctcagcagtctccagTGGTAGACCTTTAAGTCGACAGAGCTGTGGATCTCGGTTTCAGCAGATcacatgtcaaactcattccaaggAGGCccaagtgtctgtgggttttcgctccaaccttaaacttgattgatgaattaaggtcactgctTAGTatggaactcccctcacctggatgtctaggtcttaattgaaaggaaaaataaAAACCCATAGACATTaacctccgtggaatgagtttgacacccctgccgtAGATCTTTAAGTCTATTAATCTATTGCAGCTGTGGATATTTTTTCCTGTAAATATTTGCTTCAATACAACAtgaagtacagtggggagaacaagtatttgatacactgccgattttgcaggttttcctacttacaaagcatgtagaggtctgtaatttttatcataggtacactttaactgtgagagacggaatctaaaacaaaaatccagaaaatcacattgtatgatttttaaataattaatttgcattttattgcatgacataagtatttgatcacctaccaaccagtaagaattccggctctcacagacctgttagtttttctttaagaagccctcctgttctccactcattacctgtattaactgcacctgtttgaactcgttacctgtataaaagacacctgtccacacactcaatcaaacagattccaacctctccacaatggccaagaccagagagctgtgtaaggacatcagggataaaattgtagacctgcacaaggctgggatgggctacaggacaataggcaagcagcttggtgagaaggaaacaactgttggcgcaattattagaaaatggaagaagttcaagatgacggtcaatcaccctcggtctggggctccatgcaagatttcacctcgtggggcatcaatgatcatgaggaaggtgagggatcagcccagaactacacggcaggacctggtcaatgacctgaagagagctgggaccacagtctcaaagaaaaccattagtaacacactacgccgtcatggattaaaatcctgcagcgcacgcaaggtccccctgcttaagccagtgcatgtccaggcctgtctgaagtttgccaatgaccatctggatgatccagaggaggaatgggagaaggtcatgtggtctgatgagacaaaaatatagctttttggtctaactccactcgccgtgtttggaggaagaagaagtatgagtacaaccccaagaacaccatcccaaccgtgaagcatggaggtggaaacatcattctttggggatgcttttctgcaaaggggacaggacgactgcaccgtattgaggggaggatggatggggccatgtatcgcgagatcttggccaacaacctccttccctcagtaagagcattgaagatgggtcgtggctgggtcttccagcatgacaacgacacgaagcacacagccatggcaactaaggagtggctccgtaagaagcatctcaaggtcctggagtggcctagccagtctccagacctgaacccaatagaaaatctttggagggagctgaaactccgtattgcccagcgacagccccgaaacctgaaggatctggagaagatctgtagggaggagtgggccaaaatccctgctgcagtgtgtgcaaacctagtcaagaactacaggaaacgtatgatctctgtaattgcaaacaaaggtttctgtaccaaatattaagttctgcttttctgatgtatcaaatacttatgtcatgcaataaaatgcaaattaattacttaaaaatcatacaatgtgattttctggatttttgttttagattccatctctcatagttgaagtgtacctatgataaaaattacagacctctacatgctttgtaagtaggaaaacctgcaaaatcggcagtgtatcaaatacttgttctccccactgtatatacatatctTACAGCTGTAGATCTCTGTTGCTGTGTAGCTTTGCTTCAATACAACATACAGAAATTAAATCACTCTCTTACAGCTGTGGATCTCTTCAAATGAAATCCCTATTTCAAGAACATTGGGAAACGATGGCACTCCAAAAGGACAAAAAGACGTCACAAAAAGACGTTTTGTCCTTTTTTTAAAGTGCCACGGTTTCCCAGGAATTATATAAAATCTCTTACAGCTGTGGATCTTTGTTCCTGTATATCTTGCCCTCCTGCTTGGCCAGATACTGGTCAATCTCATCCTCTGGGATGTGGGGTGCCGAGTGGGAGCGTGACATCATCGACGATGAAGATGAGGGTAGTGATGAAGTGTGAGGCGTGGCCACGTCCATGGTCTCTCCGGAGGGTCCTGGGGAGCCCGACGGGTACAGGAAGagcatgtctccatgtctagagaaacacacacaatgaGCATAATGATAATCCGAGATAATAACAAGTGAACAAAATGAAGTGACgatatacactgaatgtacaaaacattaagaacacctgttcttgacaaactgaccaggtgaatgctatgatcccttcTTGTGGTCACTTGATAAATACactttaaatcagtgtagatgaaggggaggaaacaggataaaggatttttaagccttgagaaatgGATTGTATGTGTTTGCCAATCAgcgggtgaacgggcaagacaagatttaagtgcctttgaacggggtataaaagtaggtgccaggcgcaccagtttgtgtcaggaactgcaatgctgctgggttttaaagcacaacagtttccagtgtgtatcaagaatggtccaccacccaaaggacacccagccaacttgacaactgtgggaagcattggagtcaacattggccagtatccctgtggaacacttgacgaattgaggctattGTTTAGTATACCCAGTGTAAATAATGACTACATGTTTATCTAGCTAAATGGAGTAGCCTAACAATTAGTGACAGGGCTCTCCCCAAAGAATGTAAGAGGGGCGCAGCGCCACCTTGTGGACTGACTGCACCACAgtaatttgtttgttttttaaaagtattttgttatCTCTAACCACATTTCTATCTACAGTTTTCATGTGAGTAAAGGCACACCGTATATAACAAAACTGTGACAGCTGTGATGAAACAGGAAGTtgcggtacaattttataaatgcacaCAATAAATGTTGTTTGTTCATTATGATGGGATCATTTTGTgttggtaaaattaattatgcaagaAACGGTGGtggaaatattgatataataaccatcgtaTCAAAgtgaacttggagtcacgcgatgataggGCTgtagtcctcccactacgacatgcagtttattaggctacagaggaAATAAattgtgatgaacttcacagggtggtgatagtgcacggtgatcttgatgctcctttccaataaatattgggGGTCttcttctggtgacatgatcgatGCTCGACTGCAATTTGACAAATATTCTCGCTTTTATCCATAATAATGTCatctacccgcactgtatctgcgaccTATCGGCTGGAGCTCacctgccaagaccagagtaggcacatttgcgaATTAAAGCAACAGTTCGTGTGACAAAACTAAATCattagagttgaaaatgtgatggtaACATCTTGAACTTTAGAAATTTATTCGGTACATGATGAAGTACATTGTGTGCACTGtgtcatcacgcactgatttttatccgcaataagaccaattagtggaaacaCCTCTGTGTGCGCATAGATTATTTGCATTAAAATAGGCACCaagtggatggaaacctagctatttaAGGCCATTTTTTGCTCTAGATTGCAGAAAACGGCAGTTAAGGTgttaaaaaatgaataaaactaTACTCAGCAGCACCACTAGATTGTTAAAACAATAACTTAACGTTTCTCCAAACTCACTTGATCTTGAGCAGgctgagggtcttattctgggaCTGGATCTCATCGGTCTTGTTGCGGTTCAGGAAGATAGAGAAGCCATTGGAGGTGAAACCAAACTCTTTGCCCACCTGACAGTAGAAAAAGGGTAATAATGATTAGTCTCGCCTGCCAGACCCATGGCACGGCTGTGGAAAGAGTCTAGGTAAAGAGATTAAGTAATGATGAGCTTTATTTTAGAGCAGcggttcccaaacgttttatagtcccataccccttcataacattcaacctccagctgcgtaccccctctagcaccagggtcagcgcactctcaaatgttgttttttgacatcattgtaagcctgccacacacacacacacacactgtacaataaaatgtttaaacataagaatgagtgtgagtttgtcacttcccacgagccgggttgtgacaaagagctcttataggaccagggcacaaataataatcaataattttgctctttattcaaccatcttacatataaaaccttatttgttcatcggaaATTGTGAATAACGCA includes the following:
- the nploc4 gene encoding nuclear protein localization protein 4 homolog, which produces MAENIIIRVQSPNGMKKIPATKKETAAAFLNKVGKEFGFTSNGFSIFLNRNKTDEIQSQNKTLSLLKIKHGDMLFLYPSGSPGPSGETMDVATPHTSSLPSSSSSMMSRSHSAPHIPEDEIDQYLAKQEGKIYRNKDPQLCRHGSMGKCVHCVPLEPFDEEYLSHLDPPVKHMSFHAYIRKLTGGADKGKFVALENISCKIKSGCEGHPPWPEGICTKCQPSAITLNRQKYRHIDNIMFENHTIADRFLDFWRKTGSQRMGYLYGRYTEHKDIPLAIRAEVAAIYEPPQIATQNSLELVEDPKAAAVEEIAAKLGLRKVGWIFTDLLSEDTRIGTVKYTRNKDSYFLSAEECITAGHFQNQQSNPCRLSPDGHFGSKFITVVATGGPDNQVHFEGYQVSNQCMALVRDECLLPCRDAPELGYAKESSTEQYVPDVFYKDKDKFGNDITYLARPLPVEYLIIDITTTFPKDPQYTFCSTQRFPIENRDILGETQDFHSLATYLSQCTSTVFLDIVSDFHLLIFLVTNEVMPLRDSISLLLDAVKTKDEELAQTWKKSEQWATIEQLCSTEGGQSSGPQEFGAMGGGPSTPASSSAMWSCLHCTFMNQPGTELCEMCSLPRG